A window of Borrelia sp. A-FGy1 contains these coding sequences:
- the mnmE gene encoding tRNA uridine-5-carboxymethylaminomethyl(34) synthesis GTPase MnmE: protein MSNLFQRDDDIVALATPFMTSALCVIRSSGVSSIKKFSKIFSNPKGLIEASGNTIHYGYIIDNETYERLDEVVVCLYRAPKSFTGQDSIEVIAHGSLIGMKKIIDLFLKIDFRLAEPGEFTFRSFLAGKLDLTKAEAINELIFAKTNKIYDLSVNKLSGSLFYKIDSIKKDILNFLSALSVYLDYETDEHDVVVPFEIILKSKNELKLLIDSYDVSKKIEHGITLVLAGSVNVGKSSLFNLLIKEDRAIVSSYAGTTRDYIQASFEMDGILFNVFDTAGFRETEDFVEKLGIDRSNSLIKEANLVLYVIDSSLKLTNDDLKFINSYGRCSNAIFIINKIDLRQDKNTIEFLNSSNINSSNLVRISTKTLFGMDSLYAKIKAFTCFNYVDINSYDVVIASSRQAELLKKAYILIIELLDKIEQHISYDMLAYDVYEIINFLGEITGEVTNEDVLSNMFKNFCLGK, encoded by the coding sequence ATGAGCAATCTTTTTCAACGAGATGATGATATTGTTGCACTTGCTACTCCCTTTATGACCAGTGCTTTATGCGTGATTCGTAGTAGTGGAGTCTCTTCGATTAAGAAATTTTCTAAAATATTTTCGAATCCTAAGGGACTTATTGAGGCATCTGGTAATACAATTCACTATGGTTACATAATAGACAATGAAACTTATGAAAGATTAGATGAAGTTGTTGTTTGTCTTTACAGAGCTCCAAAGAGTTTTACAGGACAAGATTCAATAGAAGTTATAGCTCATGGATCTCTTATTGGCATGAAGAAAATTATAGATCTATTTTTAAAAATAGATTTTAGATTGGCTGAACCTGGTGAATTTACTTTTCGCTCTTTTTTAGCTGGTAAACTTGACCTTACTAAAGCAGAGGCAATTAATGAACTAATTTTTGCTAAAACGAATAAGATTTATGATCTTTCTGTTAATAAACTTTCAGGTTCTTTGTTCTATAAAATAGATTCAATAAAAAAAGATATTTTAAATTTTCTTTCAGCGCTTAGCGTTTATCTTGATTATGAAACAGATGAGCATGATGTTGTAGTCCCTTTTGAAATTATTTTAAAAAGTAAAAATGAACTTAAGTTATTAATCGATTCTTATGATGTTTCAAAGAAAATAGAGCATGGAATTACATTGGTTTTGGCTGGTTCTGTAAATGTTGGGAAGTCTTCTCTTTTTAATTTATTGATAAAAGAAGATAGGGCAATAGTATCATCTTATGCAGGAACTACAAGGGATTATATTCAGGCAAGTTTCGAGATGGATGGAATTTTATTTAATGTATTTGATACGGCGGGTTTTAGGGAAACTGAAGATTTTGTTGAAAAGTTAGGCATAGATAGGAGTAATTCTTTGATTAAAGAAGCTAACTTAGTTCTTTATGTAATAGACTCAAGTTTGAAGTTAACAAATGATGATTTGAAATTTATTAATTCTTATGGAAGATGTTCAAATGCTATTTTTATTATAAACAAAATAGATTTAAGACAGGATAAAAATACGATTGAATTTCTAAATTCAAGTAACATAAATTCATCAAATTTAGTAAGAATTAGCACTAAAACTTTGTTTGGAATGGATTCTCTTTATGCTAAAATAAAAGCATTTACATGTTTTAATTATGTGGATATTAATTCTTATGATGTTGTCATTGCTTCAAGTCGTCAGGCAGAACTTTTAAAGAAGGCTTATATTTTGATTATTGAGTTACTAGATAAAATAGAACAGCATATAAGTTATGATATGTTGGCATATGATGTTTATGAGATTATTAACTTTTTAGGTGAAATAACTGGCGAAGTTACTAATGAAGATGTTCTTAGTAATATGTTTAAGAATTTTTGTTTAGGAAAGTAG
- a CDS encoding flagellar hook-associated protein 3, giving the protein MIYRISHPLTYDNLKLSSTEQEVKITKLLESLYKGGKRIKNLRDDPTGITHAIRLDSDIFKLNTYIKNINSAKGKLRYIEGYLQSLSNILTRAKEITIQGANGTYGLDDKKIIAKEVNAILEDAIAIANVKGPDGYSIFAGTKIDAEAFKITRENRVNNVTQDRESPQIIRIDYNGNQAEKEIEIYNGIYIPTNYPGNEIFFSQNHHIISSTNVNGFIVKENTKIYIDNIEIALVAGDTAADIIAKINESSAPVEASLDRILNSISIQTTTPHQMWITEEGSSVLQELGIITKNNDTKSPPYNISGNTEVRSRSIFDTLIELRDNLEENREELIGSRSLAEIDESLNKILTTVADLGAKENRLDSSYERISKEAMDMKDDMVNYTDLNVTKAITDLNMASLSYQVSLGVSARIMQTTLLDFLK; this is encoded by the coding sequence ATGATTTACAGAATAAGCCATCCTTTAACTTATGATAATTTAAAATTATCTTCAACAGAACAGGAAGTAAAAATAACAAAACTCCTGGAAAGTTTATATAAAGGAGGGAAAAGAATTAAAAATTTAAGAGATGATCCTACAGGAATTACTCATGCAATAAGACTAGATAGTGACATTTTCAAGCTTAACACCTATATTAAAAACATCAACAGTGCTAAAGGAAAACTTAGGTATATAGAAGGATACTTGCAATCTTTATCAAACATTTTAACTCGTGCTAAAGAAATAACTATACAAGGAGCAAATGGGACTTATGGACTTGACGATAAAAAAATAATAGCAAAAGAAGTAAATGCAATTCTTGAAGATGCTATTGCAATCGCAAATGTAAAAGGCCCAGACGGATATAGCATTTTTGCAGGAACTAAAATTGATGCTGAGGCTTTTAAAATAACCAGAGAAAATAGAGTTAATAATGTCACTCAAGATAGAGAATCTCCCCAAATAATAAGAATAGATTATAATGGCAATCAAGCAGAAAAAGAAATAGAAATATATAATGGAATTTATATTCCAACGAATTATCCTGGTAACGAAATATTTTTCTCACAAAATCACCACATAATATCATCGACAAATGTTAATGGATTTATTGTAAAAGAAAATACAAAAATTTATATTGATAATATTGAAATAGCATTAGTAGCAGGAGATACTGCCGCTGACATTATTGCTAAGATTAATGAATCATCGGCTCCTGTCGAAGCCAGTCTTGATCGTATTTTAAATTCAATTTCAATACAAACAACCACACCCCACCAAATGTGGATAACAGAAGAAGGTTCATCCGTATTACAAGAACTTGGTATTATCACTAAAAACAATGACACTAAATCACCTCCTTACAATATTTCAGGAAATACTGAAGTTAGAAGCAGATCTATTTTTGATACCTTAATTGAACTTAGAGACAATTTAGAAGAAAACAGAGAAGAACTTATTGGAAGTAGGAGCTTAGCTGAAATTGATGAGAGTTTAAATAAAATCCTTACAACAGTAGCCGATCTTGGGGCCAAAGAGAATAGACTTGATTCAAGTTATGAAAGAATTAGCAAAGAAGCAATGGATATGAAAGACGATATGGTTAATTACACTGATCTTAATGTAACAAAAGCAATAACAGATCTTAATATGGCAAGCTTATCTTATCAAGTATCTTTAGGAGTTTCTGCAAGGATAATGCAAACAACACTATTAGACTTTTTAAAATAA
- the rsmG gene encoding 16S rRNA (guanine(527)-N(7))-methyltransferase RsmG, which produces MMRFFEKNIKKLKIPFTPGSIDKLKIYIDNVLLFGDRFNLVSKNDKNFNIILFHALDSLSGFPVIIDNNPNQVLDVGSGAGFPGIILAIFDKYRKYFLLERSAKKATFLRMMKIELCLDNLEILEHDIREEKNEYEFIIFRAFNNIKEYANILRLVLKDGGLIMAYKGKINKIEFEIKFVESLFRKIEIKPSLINGEKERNLLLLYI; this is translated from the coding sequence ATGATGCGTTTTTTTGAAAAAAATATAAAAAAATTAAAGATTCCCTTTACGCCAGGAAGTATTGATAAATTAAAGATATACATTGATAATGTTTTATTATTTGGTGATAGATTCAATTTAGTATCAAAAAATGATAAAAATTTTAATATAATACTTTTTCATGCTTTAGATTCTCTGTCGGGTTTTCCTGTTATTATAGATAATAATCCAAATCAGGTACTTGATGTTGGTAGTGGTGCAGGCTTTCCGGGAATTATTTTAGCTATTTTTGATAAATATAGAAAGTATTTTCTTCTTGAGAGAAGTGCCAAAAAGGCTACTTTTTTGAGGATGATGAAGATAGAGCTTTGCTTGGATAATTTAGAAATTTTAGAGCATGATATTAGAGAAGAGAAAAATGAGTATGAGTTTATTATTTTTAGAGCTTTTAATAATATAAAAGAATACGCAAATATATTGAGATTAGTTTTAAAAGATGGAGGTTTAATTATGGCTTATAAGGGGAAGATTAATAAGATTGAGTTTGAAATTAAATTTGTTGAAAGTTTATTTAGAAAAATAGAAATAAAACCATCATTAATTAATGGCGAAAAGGAAAGGAATTTGCTTCTACTTTATATATAG
- a CDS encoding MoxR family ATPase yields the protein MKGSFQIDSEVENALSLINKFRREVSSRILGQKEMIDAILMGILTEGHVLLEGVPGLAKTLTIQTVSDVLDLGFKRVQFTPDLLPSDLTGNIVYKNTTGTFKVRKGPVFSNIILADEINRAPAKVQSALLEAMGERQVTLGDETHKLPDPFFVLATQNPIEQEGTYNLPEAQLDRFLLKVNVNYPAIQDEIKLLKIFSVGGGLENIKVAKVMNSYSLSDLKRIVSKVKVDDKIMLYIVTLIAASRENDKKTYPFTKYIEFGASPRASISLLKCARVHALYEGRLFVLPEDVKAVAYNVLRHRITPSYEAEVEEMNTDDIIKILLSAVALP from the coding sequence ATGAAAGGTAGTTTTCAAATAGATTCAGAAGTAGAGAATGCGTTAAGTTTAATAAATAAGTTTAGGAGAGAAGTTTCAAGTAGAATTCTTGGACAAAAAGAAATGATTGATGCTATTTTGATGGGAATTTTGACAGAAGGACATGTGTTGCTTGAGGGTGTACCAGGGCTTGCGAAGACATTAACAATACAGACAGTTTCAGATGTTCTTGATCTTGGATTTAAAAGAGTTCAGTTTACACCAGACCTTTTACCCTCAGATCTTACAGGAAATATTGTGTATAAGAATACAACAGGGACTTTTAAGGTAAGAAAGGGTCCTGTATTTTCAAATATTATTTTAGCAGATGAAATTAATAGAGCACCTGCAAAAGTTCAATCAGCTCTTCTTGAGGCAATGGGAGAGCGTCAAGTAACTCTTGGCGATGAAACCCATAAACTTCCAGATCCATTCTTTGTGCTTGCAACGCAAAATCCAATTGAACAGGAAGGAACTTATAATTTACCAGAGGCTCAGCTTGACAGATTTTTGCTTAAAGTTAATGTTAATTATCCTGCTATCCAAGATGAGATAAAACTTCTTAAAATATTTTCAGTTGGAGGTGGTCTTGAGAATATTAAAGTTGCAAAGGTAATGAATTCTTATTCTTTGTCGGATCTTAAGCGTATAGTTAGCAAGGTTAAAGTGGATGATAAAATAATGCTTTATATAGTTACCTTAATAGCAGCATCTCGTGAGAATGATAAAAAGACTTATCCCTTTACTAAGTATATTGAATTTGGAGCATCCCCTAGGGCATCTATTAGTTTGCTTAAATGTGCTCGTGTTCATGCTCTTTATGAGGGGCGATTATTTGTTCTTCCAGAAGATGTTAAGGCTGTAGCCTATAATGTGTTAAGACACAGAATTACTCCATCTTATGAAGCAGAGGTCGAAGAAATGAATACAGATGATATTATTAAGATACTTCTTTCGGCTGTAGCACTTCCTTAA
- the csrA gene encoding carbon storage regulator CsrA — protein MLVLSRKAKESIKIDPDIEISILEIKKDSVKIAIKAPEDIKIFRSEIYNIIKEENKKSILKDKQNIKNNINKIKSLFDYFIK, from the coding sequence ATGTTAGTATTATCGAGAAAAGCAAAAGAAAGTATAAAAATAGACCCTGATATTGAAATTTCAATACTTGAAATAAAAAAAGATAGTGTTAAAATAGCAATAAAAGCTCCTGAAGACATTAAAATATTTAGATCTGAAATTTATAATATCATTAAAGAAGAAAATAAAAAATCAATATTAAAAGATAAACAAAATATAAAAAACAATATAAATAAAATAAAAAGCTTATTCGATTATTTTATTAAGTAA
- a CDS encoding flagellar protein FlbF, giving the protein MKVKLETELKNTLKQEAILVEDIYALYLDIKKYLDEKNETMLKETVNKTNICLNKFKDIEIKRNKIWKEFTEYKKFESTYIAIEKLCVVYKKEIYNYFHRLKIGMINIQNLNYLISSHIETSLKILNIIFKDAQESIENNTYRNPYRPRKGNLNEASILINKKL; this is encoded by the coding sequence ATGAAAGTTAAGCTAGAAACTGAGTTAAAAAATACTCTAAAACAAGAAGCTATTTTAGTAGAAGATATTTATGCTTTGTACCTGGACATAAAAAAATATCTTGATGAAAAGAACGAAACAATGCTCAAAGAAACTGTTAATAAAACAAACATCTGTCTTAACAAATTTAAAGATATTGAGATAAAGAGAAATAAAATTTGGAAAGAATTTACAGAATATAAAAAATTTGAATCAACTTATATTGCAATAGAAAAGTTATGTGTAGTTTACAAAAAAGAGATATATAATTATTTCCATAGATTAAAAATAGGAATGATAAATATTCAAAACTTAAATTATTTAATATCAAGTCATATAGAAACATCACTTAAAATATTAAATATAATATTTAAAGATGCTCAAGAAAGTATAGAAAATAATACTTATAGAAATCCTTACAGGCCTAGAAAAGGAAATTTAAATGAGGCCTCTATTTTAATAAATAAAAAACTTTAA
- a CDS encoding DUF58 domain-containing protein — translation MQENNELNTSTKTKIKALKFFSRKMLLELNFGGYRSIFKGLGLEFHEFRPYEETDDARFIDWNVSSKTDIIFSKVFKEDKGMNLHLLVDNSLSMSLGSFINKKEIQDLLVSIFAHMAFFNNDKIGITFFSSKTDKFIPSRKGHSHLGLILNETINRKLQRGSNLTYIFKNTAEYYKKRSLIIIISDFKANDYFRSLTVLSKRHNIIAIRLTDFFDESLPRYGFLTYEDIETGENFLVSGFSKIIVNSYKNYWTLDKIRWKQECVRRSINFVEINTKDDVFRKIKALLKKDSKV, via the coding sequence ATGCAAGAGAATAATGAGTTAAATACTAGTACGAAGACTAAAATAAAAGCTTTGAAATTTTTTTCAAGAAAAATGCTTTTAGAACTTAATTTTGGTGGATATCGTTCGATTTTTAAGGGACTTGGTCTTGAATTTCATGAATTTAGGCCTTATGAAGAGACGGATGATGCTAGATTTATTGATTGGAATGTTAGTTCTAAAACAGATATTATATTTTCAAAGGTTTTTAAAGAAGATAAGGGAATGAATCTTCATCTTCTTGTTGATAATTCACTTTCAATGAGTTTGGGAAGTTTTATTAACAAAAAAGAAATTCAGGATCTTTTAGTTTCTATATTTGCGCATATGGCATTTTTTAATAATGACAAGATAGGTATAACTTTTTTTTCAAGTAAAACGGACAAATTTATTCCTTCTAGAAAAGGGCATTCACATTTAGGATTAATTTTGAATGAAACAATAAATAGAAAACTACAAAGGGGGAGTAATTTAACTTATATATTTAAAAATACAGCTGAGTATTATAAGAAAAGGTCTTTAATTATAATTATTTCAGATTTTAAGGCTAATGATTATTTTAGGTCTTTAACTGTACTTAGTAAGCGGCATAATATTATTGCAATAAGACTTACAGATTTTTTTGATGAGAGTCTTCCTAGATATGGATTTTTAACCTATGAAGATATTGAAACGGGTGAAAATTTTTTAGTTTCGGGTTTTAGCAAGATTATAGTAAATAGTTATAAAAATTATTGGACGTTGGATAAAATAAGATGGAAGCAAGAGTGCGTAAGGAGAAGCATTAATTTTGTAGAAATTAATACAAAGGATGATGTTTTTAGAAAAATAAAAGCTCTTTTAAAAAAGGATAGCAAGGTTTGA
- the flgK gene encoding flagellar hook-associated protein FlgK, whose protein sequence is MDSTFSGIEIGKRSLFAHKDAMNTTGHNLTNASKPGYSKQRIIMKTEMPIYSPHLNRAQKIGQLGQGIMVQSIERVRDDLLDIRIAEESHKLGYWSSKNKFISLLENIYNEPEEQSIRKRLNDFWESWQDLSRQPQGLAERNIILERGKSFVEIVKNRFHSLERIYIMANDEVKIITEEINNYLRNIGELNKQISKSIAMKDHPNDLMDSRDFIVDKLSSLISISIENRQDPNEFLIHTEGKHLIQGTVANEFILEASNGPTRTKWNVLWNNGELANIDTGKLGAIINVRDNEIKNEINELDNMAINVTELINEVHVSGHGLDKKNGRVFFEQEYKLTDERGRYDSNGDGEFDSVHLFKINGTNEIFAEEKLGFSGKLSFETINKNELIEIVYNTTDTVQDVINKINNSNAQVTARINTKGKFEIKAVKEEDKENVIFRIRHIEDSGLFLTSYAGILKESGIDGSYDYQNINTTDKLTNASSYSISPLKNPSAWLKIAKEITDDPSKIVASLKNPTNDISIGDNEAALRIASFVNSPIMIGKNSTLNDYFANTASNIAIKGQTAEVTKTNQEQILKDLTDLRLSISGVNKNEELTNMIEFQQAFIAASKFIVVSTELIDTIINKMGV, encoded by the coding sequence ATGGATTCAACATTCTCAGGAATAGAAATTGGAAAAAGAAGTTTATTTGCCCACAAAGATGCTATGAATACAACCGGGCATAATTTAACTAACGCATCAAAGCCTGGATATTCAAAACAAAGGATCATAATGAAAACTGAGATGCCAATTTATTCCCCTCATTTAAATAGAGCGCAAAAAATTGGCCAACTAGGTCAAGGAATAATGGTTCAATCTATCGAAAGAGTGAGAGATGATCTGCTGGATATAAGAATAGCTGAAGAATCTCACAAACTTGGATACTGGAGTTCGAAAAATAAATTCATTTCTTTGCTTGAAAATATTTATAATGAACCAGAAGAACAATCAATTAGAAAAAGACTAAATGATTTTTGGGAAAGCTGGCAAGATTTATCCAGACAACCTCAAGGATTAGCTGAAAGAAATATTATCTTAGAACGAGGCAAGTCTTTTGTAGAGATAGTAAAAAATAGATTTCATTCACTTGAAAGAATATACATAATGGCAAATGATGAAGTAAAAATTATTACTGAAGAGATAAACAATTATCTTAGAAATATTGGCGAACTTAATAAGCAAATTTCAAAATCAATTGCTATGAAAGACCATCCAAATGATTTAATGGACTCTAGAGATTTCATAGTTGACAAGCTAAGCAGTCTTATTAGCATTTCAATAGAAAATAGACAAGACCCTAACGAATTTTTAATTCATACAGAAGGCAAACACCTTATTCAAGGTACAGTCGCAAACGAATTTATATTAGAAGCCTCTAATGGACCTACAAGAACTAAATGGAATGTTTTATGGAATAATGGTGAGTTGGCTAACATTGATACAGGGAAATTAGGAGCTATTATTAACGTAAGAGACAACGAAATTAAAAACGAAATCAATGAACTAGACAACATGGCAATTAATGTCACAGAGCTTATTAATGAAGTTCATGTATCAGGGCATGGACTTGATAAAAAAAATGGAAGGGTTTTCTTTGAACAAGAATACAAATTAACAGATGAACGTGGACGTTATGACAGTAATGGAGACGGAGAATTTGACTCTGTTCACCTCTTTAAAATAAATGGTACAAATGAAATATTTGCAGAAGAAAAACTAGGGTTTTCAGGCAAATTAAGTTTCGAAACAATCAACAAAAATGAACTTATAGAAATAGTGTACAATACAACAGATACGGTTCAAGATGTGATAAATAAAATAAATAACTCTAATGCACAAGTCACTGCAAGAATCAATACAAAAGGAAAATTTGAAATTAAAGCAGTAAAAGAAGAAGACAAAGAAAATGTTATATTTAGAATTAGACACATTGAGGATTCTGGATTATTTTTAACAAGTTATGCAGGGATTTTAAAAGAATCTGGTATTGATGGTTCTTATGATTACCAAAATATTAACACAACTGATAAACTAACAAATGCATCTAGCTACTCAATATCTCCCTTAAAAAATCCATCAGCTTGGCTTAAAATAGCCAAAGAAATTACAGACGATCCATCAAAGATTGTAGCTAGCCTTAAGAACCCTACAAATGATATTTCTATTGGAGATAACGAAGCAGCTCTACGCATCGCGTCTTTTGTAAACTCACCTATAATGATTGGAAAAAATTCCACATTAAATGACTACTTTGCAAATACAGCATCTAATATTGCAATAAAAGGACAAACAGCAGAAGTTACAAAAACTAATCAAGAGCAAATACTTAAAGATTTAACTGATTTAAGATTATCAATTTCAGGTGTTAATAAAAATGAAGAATTGACCAATATGATAGAATTTCAACAAGCCTTCATTGCTGCAAGTAAGTTCATTGTTGTTTCTACAGAATTAATAGACACAATAATTAATAAAATGGGAGTATAG
- the mnmG gene encoding tRNA uridine-5-carboxymethylaminomethyl(34) synthesis enzyme MnmG, translated as MDFDAVVIGGGHAGIEASLALARLNFKTLLITQNLDTIGKLSCNPAIGGLAKGNMVREIDALGGEMGRIIDFSMIQFRILNKSRGPAVQAPRAQADKLMYQFKAKETLEIQSNLDLFQDTVSDFLLNSMRNKIEGVITERGNKFTSRVVVLTTGTFLRGKIFIGEYKASMGRLSEPASSGLENILLELGFEMGRLKTGTPARIHRKSINFSKVEIQFGDSDIVPFSFSNNLIDKSQLSCYITYTNNKTHKIIIDNMHLSPLYSGEIIGNGPRYCPSIEDKIVKFRDKDRHQIFIEPEGLNTEEMYLNGLSTSLPEDVQIKLIHSIDGLEDAIMTRPGYAVEYDYINPIELYANLESKRIEGLFIAGQTNGSSGYEEAAAQGLMAGINAALKIQNKESMILTRTSSYIGVLIDDLVTKGTKEPYRMFTSRAEHRLNLRHDTSDKRLIKLGYKVGLIAEDRYSEYLLKEKKIEEVKELLRQRRLKDGEAITLQLKKHVNKDFYHILKDPYINLKDLVKIDSKFNFSKVILEQVELDIKYEGYINRQKDLIRKMNNLELIKLPLDFNYEIDGLSRESREKFSKIQPANLAQASRISGIRNTDIQILLIYFSNPKNKVVLNLAL; from the coding sequence ATGGATTTTGATGCTGTTGTGATTGGAGGGGGACATGCTGGAATTGAGGCTTCTCTTGCACTTGCAAGATTGAATTTTAAGACTCTTTTAATTACTCAAAATTTAGACACGATTGGAAAGCTTTCTTGTAATCCGGCAATTGGTGGACTTGCTAAAGGGAATATGGTTCGCGAAATTGATGCTCTTGGTGGAGAAATGGGGCGTATTATTGATTTTAGCATGATTCAATTTAGAATTTTAAATAAAAGTAGGGGACCTGCTGTTCAGGCTCCACGTGCACAGGCAGATAAATTGATGTATCAATTCAAAGCAAAGGAAACATTGGAGATTCAAAGTAATCTTGATCTTTTTCAGGATACTGTTAGTGACTTTTTGCTTAATTCGATGAGGAATAAGATTGAAGGAGTTATTACAGAAAGAGGCAATAAGTTTACATCTCGTGTTGTGGTACTTACAACTGGAACTTTTCTTAGGGGTAAAATATTTATTGGTGAATATAAAGCTTCCATGGGGAGGTTATCTGAGCCTGCATCTTCTGGACTTGAAAATATTTTACTTGAACTTGGATTTGAAATGGGTAGGCTCAAAACAGGGACTCCTGCAAGAATACACAGGAAAAGTATAAATTTTTCAAAAGTGGAAATTCAATTTGGAGATTCTGATATTGTTCCTTTTTCTTTTTCAAATAATTTAATAGATAAGTCTCAACTTTCATGTTATATTACTTATACTAACAATAAAACTCATAAAATTATAATTGATAATATGCATCTTTCACCTCTTTATTCTGGAGAGATTATTGGAAATGGTCCTAGGTATTGCCCTTCAATTGAGGATAAAATAGTAAAATTTCGAGATAAAGATAGGCATCAAATATTTATTGAACCTGAGGGATTGAATACTGAAGAAATGTATCTTAATGGATTGAGTACTTCATTGCCAGAGGATGTTCAGATAAAATTAATTCATAGTATTGATGGGCTTGAAGATGCTATTATGACAAGGCCTGGATATGCTGTTGAGTATGATTATATTAATCCTATTGAGCTTTATGCAAATCTTGAATCTAAAAGGATTGAGGGTTTGTTTATTGCAGGGCAAACCAATGGTTCTTCGGGTTATGAGGAAGCTGCAGCTCAAGGGTTGATGGCTGGAATTAACGCAGCACTTAAAATTCAAAATAAGGAATCGATGATACTTACAAGAACAAGTTCTTATATTGGTGTACTAATTGATGATCTTGTTACTAAGGGGACTAAAGAACCTTATAGAATGTTCACTTCAAGAGCTGAACATAGACTTAATTTAAGGCACGATACTAGTGATAAGAGATTGATTAAATTGGGATATAAAGTTGGATTAATTGCAGAGGATAGGTATTCTGAATATCTTTTAAAAGAAAAAAAGATAGAAGAGGTTAAGGAGCTTTTACGACAAAGGCGCTTGAAGGATGGTGAAGCAATTACTCTTCAGTTAAAAAAGCATGTTAATAAAGATTTTTATCATATATTAAAGGATCCATATATTAATTTAAAGGATCTTGTTAAGATAGATTCTAAATTTAATTTTTCAAAAGTTATTCTTGAGCAGGTTGAGTTAGATATTAAATATGAAGGTTATATTAATAGACAGAAAGACTTAATTAGGAAGATGAATAATCTTGAACTTATTAAATTGCCTCTTGATTTCAATTATGAAATTGATGGTTTGTCAAGAGAATCCAGGGAAAAATTTTCCAAAATACAGCCAGCAAATTTAGCTCAAGCAAGCAGAATTTCTGGTATTAGAAATACAGATATTCAAATTTTGCTTATATATTTTTCAAATCCTAAAAATAAGGTAGTCCTTAATTTGGCTTTATGA
- the fliW gene encoding flagellar assembly protein FliW has product MRDENSIKFRFPEGILGFEDIKEFIIKESEHRLFSIMQSVNEEISFLVTSPFNFLEGYLPNIQEKDWLDIQAKNEDERVILCIINMHVKNYKDITANLKAPIILNKKKIIGKQAISTNEEHFLRYRVFREKLC; this is encoded by the coding sequence ATGAGAGATGAAAATAGTATAAAATTTAGATTCCCTGAGGGAATACTAGGATTTGAGGATATTAAAGAGTTTATAATTAAAGAATCTGAGCACAGACTCTTTTCAATTATGCAGTCAGTCAATGAGGAAATTAGCTTTTTAGTGACCTCTCCTTTCAATTTTCTAGAAGGATACTTACCAAATATACAGGAAAAAGACTGGCTAGATATTCAAGCAAAAAATGAAGATGAAAGAGTTATCCTATGTATAATAAACATGCATGTAAAAAACTACAAAGACATCACAGCAAATTTAAAAGCCCCTATCATACTAAACAAAAAAAAAATAATTGGCAAACAAGCCATTTCTACAAATGAAGAGCATTTTCTTCGATATAGAGTCTTTAGAGAAAAATTATGTTAG